The stretch of DNA TAAGGACACGGATACTACAGCAGAGACAGGCTGGCGGCTCggttcagttttgtttacttaatttaatctACGATATGATAAAAAAGGTGAATGCTTGCTGTGTTATCACGTGCCACAATTGCTCTCACGTCCGTATGGGTAAATGTAGTGCAAACGGAGTGCGTTTTCTAGCTTTCTAGCTTGGAAGCAGCACGGTGGATCACAGGTCATTACATTACCCAATGTGGTCTAAGTGAAagacaataataaaacacaaaaataatagcCTCACTGTTTTACACTAATCACCAGAAACATTTTATAGTAATGTTTTgtgtaggttagctagttataacttataaattaaattaattgtgaGTGGTTGTAAGAATGTGTTTGCAAGCTGTTAACTACATGCTGATCTTTTGACATTAATAGTGGacattaataaaaacagtgattaatatttaatatttgattaatttagttcggaaataccaTTAGCATCACCAGCTTTGTCTAGCATTGAGCTGATAGCTGCATCTCGGTGTTGTGAGGGTAATACTTGGGCCTCGAGTGAACTaaagtcataatccacatatcatattaAATTACACAACATACCCACTCTACCCAGCACAAACACATTCATCTGTTATTAAAACAGTGAATAATTCagctcaaaaataataaaaaaatacagttagcatagcattgccagttagctgttagctaatCCCTTATTGCAAGGTTTATAATAAAAGTCCTCAGATCAGCTCTATTCTTATATTTGCAAACTAAGAACAATAAAGGATattcacttttttacattttatttggactttactgAGGAAAATTTTTATAAAAAttggtataataaaaaaaaaaaacgtaatatcTGCATCTTCTTTGTAAGTGTTTTAGACAGGGCAGGTATATGtttttattacagagcaacacatttgttttttaacACATATTTAAGCAGCCTAAAATCATTTGAAAATAACCTCTGACATGTGACTCCTataaatgttttgtcattttaggtaaaaaaaaataaaataaaatggtagAACAGCAGAACCTAATAGGCTTCCGTGGGTGCATGAAATACACTACaggtggtggcttttatactgctATATGCTGATATTCAAATTATATTATGTTgaccgaaattaagaaataatCCATGATATACATTTTGGCTATATCGTTAAGCACTAGTTTTGACGAGTTATGCAGGATTACGCAGATCTTGCCAGCATTATTCTGCCCACTCCTCCAGAGTTATATACTGCATTTAGCAATGTGCAGAGCCCAGAGTAACAGGAACAGTTACACTTTTCTCCATGTACAAGTCAGTGGAGCATCCCAGtgatttttaagttattttgataTAAAATGTTGCACCGTGTTTAGCTTTCTGAGATCTGACAATTTTATTCCATTTAGAGTGGGTGTTTTAGATTTAGCCCCTGCAGATTTGCAAtttgctttttacaccattatccagggtcaaagtagctccaaacctcatttgtatatatttagctaatgctacgggatatattttttttttttttttttttttacgtaatacttcgttttaaatgtcagggctctccggattctaccaatgaggtgtggagctactttaagcctgaataaaaGTGTAAGAAGTGatgtatctgcaggggcaaaaatatgccccatatcacccagcctAAGGGGGGTTTGGACAAACGGAATGAAATTGCTGGACCTCGGAAAGCTGTagaatgaaggtgggctattcagCAAAAGTTAATACTCTATCATGTTTTTCTACACCCAAGGTCAacttcacaccggagttctcctttaacttccTGCTAGTGGTCATGGTTCATGGACATGATTGTCACTCAGTACAAAGTAGTTTAGTGGAGATCTGAGAAAAATGATGATAGATTTATGCAGGAATTAAGACAGGAATGAAGCCATTTCTGAATAACTAAAAAATCTTGATGAAGCTCAAACAATTATACACAAGTATGAGTTATCTGTGCCAAGGTCTGGATGTAGACCTAAACTGTTTAATCTCACTCTAAGctgaaaattaattaattcaacCGCTCAGAAACaataaagaaccatttaaagcacAGAACTGTTATAAACTAGAAGCTGCTGGAACATTAAGCCCAAAATCTCCATGAGTGTATCTTTATCCAGTATAACTATCAGTACTGTCAAATCATGTGTTCCATTTTGATGTTGATCATACAAAAGCAGTTATTCTTCAGGTCCCATATGATCTAATGTTCCATAATCCATTTCTTCTTGATTTGAATAAAGGATCAGCCACGATCCAGCCAGATACCCACGCTTTCTCCCGGAGGCCTACTGTCTGTGTAGGGGTTGCCTGATTGGTCCTAaaggagaggagagtgagctgtaCCGCAGCACACCAGTCTACATCCCTACAGCAGTGCTGAGGAGAACTGGCTCCTGTGTGGGGGGACGTCACTCCTACGTTGAGAGCTATGTGTCTGTGCCGGTAGGCTGCACCTGTGTTCCAGCAGTGCAGGACGCCCAGAGTCTCAGCAGTAAACAGAGCAAAGCTCAAAACCGGACAAACTGAGACGATTGAACTGGTAAAGCTGCACACTTTATACAACAGTATGCTACAACTCATGGAATAGGCTTGGATGTCCCAGTGTTTCCTTAATTTAAATACACCAGTGACTTCCCACTCCAGATGTTtggaacattttacatttttaagatttaGCTTGTTCGCTTATAGACATTTTTatggtaaatattttatttacccATTTCAGAAAATGGTGCAGTGCATTATTTACCACAATGAttccttttttattataattatatgcaTTTTATTTGCTTGCATCTAGTGTACAGTGTTTACAAGAAGTATGTGgctaatatttataaatatgtacaagttatgaacaataaaaaaaagcattaaaagagTCAAGATTCATAACTTTAAACCTTTTAGATATGGCAATTCACACAAAACCAATACAGTAAATGACCAACCACTTACTAACTGCTCATTCAAACTTAGAAAGTCAGAGGTTATAATAACGTCTCAAACAGCTTTCAGGTCCCATTCCAATCCTGCTGCTCAAGAAAGGAGGCTCGACTCATAGTTAACATAACACCGGAATTCATTGGCAAGGTTGTGACTGTGTTTCGGTAGATAACTGCAGATCTTCAAGTTCATGAGCTTTCCTGCAAGCTCCTCCATGATGGCTCCTGAAATCAGGTTAACAAAAAGTCAAACACATCAATCAAATTTAAATGGTCTGACTTAGCATGTACATTTTTATGGCATGAAGGTTTTGCTCCTTTTCCATTGTATCATGGAACACAAAACATTACGCTATGTCCATATTACAAGCCTCACTGAATCATTCAGATTGACACATAAGATGTAATTCTAAGTTGGgacactttcatatgtggtataTTTATGTGCCAATACATATATGATGCATTGCGAAGCAAATCAATCTGAACAGACAGATCAGAATTTATATGACTTACATCAAGAAGAAGACAAATCGATGAAAGCAGTGAGGAAGATTTTCAGTGGCGggataaatatacatataaatatttggTTTATTGTCTCTGTTCAAACAAAATTTAGCAGCACATATTGGCTGCATATTGGCAAGAAAAAATGAGAACAGCCTAAAATGAGCAttggatttggtgagaaaattCAAATCAGGCCAATTTTTCCTGCACTGATTTAAAGTACCAAACGCATAAAATCAGATCTGATCTTTTACATGCATGGCACATACCCAGAAATCAAATATGTATCTGatctaggaccacatataaaagtgactcaaatctaatttGAAAATATAACATTTGACGGGTCTACACAAACGTAGAAAAATCTGATCTGTGTCACATtatggtaaaatatattaatatgaattcAGCCTTATAATAAATACAGCATGTATTTTCTTCAGAATTTCAAGATATTTCATTATCAAAAGCCCCAAACAACTCACAAAACATTACTTTATTGTCTGTATTAATAGGAATTTGGTAAGTAATCCTGGCATGAACCCACCTGTACAAAGCAGCATTTTGCTCTTGGTCAGGAATTTCACTGTCAGTGCCACTTTGCTGAGGCACTCCTCTGACAGGTATGGAGGATCTGCAATTACAAAGTCAAAGCTCTGTGGAAGAATGTGTTCTGGTAAGCATAGTGGGTTGTTGTAGTCATAGAAGATAAACTCCTCGCCATAAACAGCAAATCGACGGTCAAACTCAAACAGCACGGATGAGACACCATGTGAGCCATCTTCTCTTTGGGACTCCAGCTGCTTCAGTTTTTGATACACACTTGGTGCACTAACACAGGCTATCCTGCAacccagaacaaacaaacaaagtggTGTAATGATCAAGGGCAGAGGTCTTTGTGTCTTTAGTACAATTTAATTTCCTGTATTTTAAGAATTACTGctactgaactgaactaaagcaATGTGAGCACTAACAGCACCCCCTTGTGGAAAACTATTGACTGAAGTACAAACCATgctgtttgtttgtggtgagtaATGTAATCTGACATTGATCCTAAGTATCAAATGTACTACACAATTTGAGCTAAATAtattttgctgttgttgtttttaaattactacagctatgaaaaaCACTTCATGTTGAACTGCACGGAAATATGTACTAGTCTTTAACACAGAactttcttcctgtatttacttgaTCTGACCAATCAATTGTTGTAATTGTTGTATTTTGGCGTGCTTACTATTTTTGCTGTGTAAATACCAAAGGGAAAATCTTCCAGGTTTACCAAATGCCATACAATTTTAATTAAAGGTgtcataaaatgcatttatttaatattttgtattagttGTTCTTTGATGTCTAAATACTTAGTATGTGACTTTAGTTAGGAGAAAAAATTCCAGACTTGGTTTTGCTTGCTTCTCTTGCTTTTGCCTCACCACATGAAGGGTTGGAGCTCCCCTCGCTTTAGATTCAGGTACTAAACCATATTCTGGAGGTGAAATGCTGCACTCTAGTGTCACAAATATCAACAATAACTTTTGTCTCAATATTATTATGCAACAATACTTGtttttgggttgaggttgagtTGAGGTTCAAGTTTTGTATCTTACATGTACCAAACTCTCAATATGCATGTATTATAAATACCATTTACCATTTAGTTTTCCATTTTAGGTCACTCTTAAGTGAAAAGCTAGTCGTTAAAAGTAGTCTCCTTTTTGGGAGGATGTGAATTAATGGTGTGTGTGATCCTTAGAGAAGTTACTATTTGAATACTAACCTTCCTTGTTTTCCCGCTTGCTGGATGGCTTCCTCAGCTAACCGGGTAGCTGTCTCATCACTGTACCAAAACTGGCTCATATGCTGGTCATGGACACAACCGAATTCTAGTTAATTTAGCCATTAATAATTCAAATGATGTATgaaatttatttaacattattgatTTGTTTAGTGCCATTTAATTGTTCCACACTGCATTAGTCAGTAAGATCGTACCCAGTCCTCCTTGAGGGCACCGACGGTGTAGTTGTCTGTCTGTTCAGGCTGTTCCTGCCCCGTTTCATTAATCCTTTCAGCATAAAACTCCTGTAAAGCTGCAAGAGTAGCAGCTGATAGCTGAGGGATGTCATCCTCATCGCTGTCACTCATGTTGAGGAGAAAATCTACAAGTAACAAAAAAAGCAGAGGAATTTCAAAGTCTGTATATATTAAGGTACATAATGAAGCAGTTCCACAGACAGATTAATCCTAGTACTGGattacacaacattttaaattgaCTTTTTTAATTGACATTCCAGTCTAGGAGACCAGATCTAAACATCCTAAAGATTGGAAACACTAAATTGTGCTGGACAGAAGGTAAATCAAGAAAAAGGGACCACCTTGTGAAAATCAATATAAATACACCATGGAGCATTTACCCAGACAGGGATTTATTTTTTAGGGAAAAAATATCTTTCACTCTACTGAGAATCATTTACACTACATGCTTAAAGACTAGTGTCAGTATCTGATGGCATTCAGCTACAAGAGTTTTATTAATatcagttactgatgttggatgattagctCAAGATCACAAATTCTACTTTAACTCCTATTCAACATATAATTCATTCCAGTAAATGCATTTCTGCTGCTTCTAAGGGGTCTTTACATAtgcatgtaaaatatatatatatatatatatatatatatatatatatatatatatatatatatatatatatatatatattatcaaaacgtttttatttttgtatttatttcagcaatttaaCTGAAGTAAAACTCATTTAGATTCATCACAGacacagtgatctatttcaagTATATTTTAAGCTGATGATAATAGTCTACtaattttttcagccatttcataaATATTAGTTTATAATAACAAACACATTTATCATAAAACATTATGTAACCCTGTTGAATTTCCCTGTTATTTAAATGAAGTGTTTGTATAGGATAttctaaaaaaatgttatttgttgTACAATATTTGTGCTTACACATTTTAATTCACTAATTTCTAGTGAATTTCTAGTTAGTGCAAGGTAATTGGTTCAGTTGCATATCAGTCAAAAGCCTAGTGTAGAGTAGTGGTCGAGGCTAGGAGCTGCTTTGGGAACAGCCCAAGAGAGATACAACTATTTGTGCCCAAAACACGTCCAAAATGTGTCTAACAGAGAGTTAAACCATTAAAGCATTTTTAATGAGGTAAACTGTGTATACATGTATATTTAAATTCTTTGTTAACATAAATCATTAGACTCATGTTGTTGGAAGTTAGCCAAAATTACAGGTATTTGTGAGCTTAGCAGTCATGCTAGCTTACTCAGTATTGCTGTAGTATGGTGTGTAGCTGCTTGTGTGTTAAAAGTTTGCTTAGCTAAGCTTAATAGTGTGAATACACGGTCAACAGGACACAGACAGTGTTCCTGGAGAGCCCAGTTAGctgcacagagctagagctgctgacaagggagctgaGACTGACTCTAAAATAGTCATTGAATTAAATCACTTTTGTAGGTAAAATTAGGTGATTAACAGCCTGTTAAATATACACCAGTGGCAGGAAATGGCATTTAGATTAATTTGTGAAAAATGGTATTAggaatccacatctctataaagcttgtcagcagagggaaacattaTGTTCATTAAAATGACCTGGACTTAATGGATGGCTAAACAACAGTAAACTTTGTATTTCATTTTGGAAATCAAAGTCCCAAAGTCTGGAGGaaggcacacagtccaagctgcttgaggggTTTGTGTTCCAATGTGTTAATAAGTTGCACTGGTATACCCCCCTCTATACCAACCTGGCTcgtgcagcttctccagagtccggctttataatcatttattttatataatattattaaaaatatatataatacaatataatataatactctTGGACACACGGTAGGTTAACTCGGGTCCACGGACCTGAATTGAGAACTCAGAACTGAATCAGACTGGCTACAGCAGCGCTACACCCAAGTCCGCCTTTCAACTAACTACAAATAATTAATACCATATTAATGTCAAAAAGACATTAAAATGTATCTTACTGTTATTAATGAAGAGGATACCCGCTCCACACAACTGTCACAGTACAGGCATCAGGAACACagatggctaggctaggctaggctaactcTCAGTCACACACGTTTTGTCAACTACGGCACACGCTATGGGACAAACACTCGCTCTGAAACGCCCACGTGCACCGTCAAACAGCTCAGAAGGCTGTAGTACAAACGCTGTCGAGACTGTGAGTAAATTCTCTTAAAATAATGAAGTCTGACGCTCTCTCACATCTAAATACAATTCATCTCTTCACTGCGAAGCCTGTAAGTTTTACAGGATGACTATTTTAACCACAAAACTGCCGCTACATTCATGTCCGTTTATTTACACAGCTAATTACAGTCACTGGATcacacttagttttttttttacacaaaataaaagtaacCCATGGTGCTATATGCATACGCCACAGACCTTTTAAAGTTGTTTAAAGTTCCTGACAGCACTTtgtcctttactttaactcaGAAAGTCACTAAATCACATGAACTGAACATCCTGAGACTTGACTAGCTACGCAAAgactatatattattaataatcaaatattataaactatttaaaaagttctatggaatattatttttttttctgtctatcaTGTTTTTGCCTCTGTTTTAACTTGACTATGCACCGttttatcactttatcactagATACGAGAAAACATTCTGTTGTCATTTTACATCTAGTGACCCATAATTGatttacaatcagtgatggtatagttactttgaaaaggtaatccgattactgattactccttaaaaagtaacttagttactttatggattacttgattttaagttactttattagttactttcagcagctgcagacaccacctcccgccgccttaacataaacattataaccagttttgccaatactcccttaattggaaaatgcatttttaactgcAACAATGCATCTcttgacatttaaagttgaactatttcctgaaaaaaaagtttttataaaaataagaccatttctcttgaattaacttaacattaatacttgtttttataaaaaatataaaataaagaaagtctttcttgacctgatatATTTAACACTATAAATCTGAAcactgaacctgttgttctcagcagggcagcaagtgagtgattttacaaaacaaaactgtgTACTTTTGTTACTTTGGCCCAGTTTTATTTTGTGATCAcatgttaagagtgaaacagtggagtggggtgagtAAACCAATAGTTGTACCTCACTGACAGAAGCTTCTCAAACCTCTGCTACAAAAGGCGCTTCTCTGGCCTGCCTCCATGGATTCGTTTGTGTCGCATAGGCCACGCTGTCGTTTTCACGTTGCAGCTCCACTTTAacagtgtgagaatgtgtgttcTTCCATCtcacttttatttacagaataatataaataaagtaaaacaggagtgctgggttagttgTAATGTAGTTAGTCTTTTGAGAAATAATCAGTAATTAAGAAAGTGattcaaatatttatataaagtgatttaaaaaatttttaaatttatttgcagcttatataacagtgcaAATTTATTCCTCCCTAAAAAACTCAATATACAGCTGGTAATTAATATCTAAACCACAAtaaaacaaaagtgagtacacccctaaatgtccaaattaagcactgttctcattttccctccaaaatgtcatgtgactcgtaaGTGTTACTAcatctcaggtgtgcatagggagcaggtgtgttcaattttgtagtacagttctctcactctctcatactggtcactgaaagttccaacatggcacctcacaGCAAAGAACTCTCTGTGGATCAAAAAGACGAATTGTACTACATGAAGATGGCTGAGGCTACAAGAAGACTGAcagttattgagttattttgagggagcaatacatttacattattatataagctgcacacagactacttttcattgtgtcaaagtatcattttgtcagtgttgttccatgaacatatatacttaaatatctgcagaaatgtgagggatgTACTCATTTTGTGATATAATGTACCACGCAGATACAGTGTAATGATGTACTTTCTCTATTACATGTATTTGATTTGTGGAATGTCAGTCTTCAGTTGATTAAATATCAAAGGAAaattggtgttggggcatcacagcTAAAAAGTGTGGGTGGGATTATCAGCATTGCTAAATTTGCGAAACTTGGGATTCTTTTAAAACCTTATTTGTTTAATACAATTTGCAGGAAGAAATAGTTCAAATTTAATTGTTTATAACTATTATGATTTATGATGTATTTTCATTTTACATgtaattaaattacttaaaaaaggtATAATTAGGTTGAAAAAAATCTCTTAATAGAACAATTagtattggtccatttatcataaaaTTAACAACTATCAGattcaaactgttaaaatgtaaaaaataaataaatacaaggtTTGTGTGGCATCAACGATTTTCATTAATAAAAGTAGGCACTTAAATACGATGCACTTCTTTAAAACACATCAAGGATCAAAATTATTTAAGGAACAGTCTAATGAgatgaaaaaaaatacaggacacaaaactaattttatataataagtttatgtacattttacattacaatttaggcaaccaaaacaaacaaacaaacaaacaaaaacatcaggATTAGTGCTCTAAACAATGGAAccaaaataaaggaataaaaaaaaaaaaaaaaaaaaaaaaaaaaaaacatttttggtattttattGCTACAGCAATGTTGGCCCACTTGGCTGCTCAACAATTCTtttttttgaatgtgtgtgtttgctaGTTTGTGTGTTCCACCTAGAGAATATAAgagtagaaaaaataaaagtaaggGGGTCTTATCTTCCAGTGGCCCCATGTGTGTATTAGAAATGTCAAAATTTGATCAGATCTAAAGTGTTTTTGAAATGGCTTCCAGAATAACTGTGATGGGGAGAAATGATAGcaaagagtaaaagtacaaattGATCAACAAAAAACCAACTGCCCCTTTACCTTCAGGTGAAGTCATAAAAAAGATCCTTAAATGTCCACAATCTACAATCTTATAAAATTTCAGTCCATTTCATTTTCCATTTAAATTTTTCTTGAAAATATATGTACACCCTTAATGAACACAAAGTGATGATTTGGTTTCTTTCTAGAACAGCTTTCCCACACTTTGAGGAGTGAGAAAGGCTTCTGTCATGGCCTTTCTGACAATCAACACTCAAAGTATTTACTACTACTCTATATCTCCTATGGCTTATCTTACTACACGACCACAGGGCTCTAGATAATTTCACTTACTTGCAATAGTGACTGCACCTCAACTACTTCCACTTTGAACATTCAACTGAACAAACAAGTTGGGCTTGCAGAGTGGGTCAGTCATGATGGCACATTAGAATGGCATGCTGGAAGGCCTCACCACATCAGCACTGTGTACACAGCTCTAGCTGTGCATTTTTCTAACATGATTAGAAATTAAGTGCCAGGATTAGTTAAAGCCTATACACCTTTTATATGATTTTAGCCCATACTGATGACTGGCCACCTGTATTTGAGAATTATTAAAATGaagcttttaataagcttccCAATAAGTGACTAAATTTATCTAGAGTCCTGTCACAGAAGCTGTGAGGCAGTAATAGACAGATAGGCCAAACATGGACTCTTCTGGAGCCAACAGTGATGAGTATAGGCTTTGCAGTTAAGACACAGTTCTTCTCACTGTCATGGAGAGCACTGGATCCGAGACATGACGAACAAAATACAAAAGGCACTCTAGGAGAGGCATTTAAGTGAGTGCGTTTGTCTTGAGAGAGGTGGAGAATGTCAGAACGGGTATTCCCTCCCCACCACCTCACCCTTGACAAGTTCATCTGAAGACCTCTCTCACTGGCAAAGCATACGCTGATCAGCTTGGACTGAGATGAATGACGGACGAGTCATGTCCGCGCTCTTTAACCAATGTTCCCACTCCCTCTGCTTCCACAGGTAAGTGTGCTTGGAGGCCCAGGACAGGGGGGGGGACGAGATCCGCATCTCAAACAACCTGATAGTTCTGCTGGGCTTCTCCAGAGAGGTGGGTGAGATAGACGGGGCGAAGTGATGAGGAGAAGCTGGAGGCAGTGGTTATTTGACACACAGCAAACCTCCGACATTGGCCACAAACTCCTCTAAGCTTTTAAGAAAGGCCACCTTCTGTTTGCGGTCCATTGTTGGAGGTGTGCTGCTGGCGGTGAGGGTGTTAAAGGCATCTGCGAGGCGCTGGTAGATCACAGCATCTCTCTGACTGGAGAGCAGAGTCTCAACCAGCTCAGAGTACTCCGCCTGCGAAACACAACACGACACTTAgtactttaaaggagaaatccggtgtacATGGACGTGTGGTATAGTGAAACATAACGAGTGGGATAGAAAGACAGGCGCGGCGGCCAATGACGCGTTAGCAAGAAACGGTCGATAAGCTTGTGGGTGGTCT from Astyanax mexicanus isolate ESR-SI-001 chromosome 11, AstMex3_surface, whole genome shotgun sequence encodes:
- the eef1akmt1 gene encoding EEF1A lysine methyltransferase 1, producing MSDSDEDDIPQLSAATLAALQEFYAERINETGQEQPEQTDNYTVGALKEDWHMSQFWYSDETATRLAEEAIQQAGKQGRIACVSAPSVYQKLKQLESQREDGSHGVSSVLFEFDRRFAVYGEEFIFYDYNNPLCLPEHILPQSFDFVIADPPYLSEECLSKVALTVKFLTKSKMLLCTGAIMEELAGKLMNLKICSYLPKHSHNLANEFRCYVNYESSLLS